From the genome of Lysinibacter sp. HNR:
CAGCCGCTTTACTCGGGAAACCACTTCGCGCGCCAGATCCGCCAGAGCGATAACAGAGTCTTTTACGACAATCTGTGCGATTCTATCGTCAATCTCTTCTTCAACAATGGCTAGGTGAGCACCCCGCTCGTACGCAACACCCACAAAGCGATGTCCATCGGTGGTTTCTCCACGCTTGGCAAAAAAAATCTGTCCGGGAAGGACAAGCCGGGAATCTGTTTGTGCGTCACCAGATACTCTATCTGTGGGTAGCCGGCCCGAGGAGCCCACAACAAGAGTCCCGCTCATTATCTGAGCGATATCATCCAGAGTAATTGAGATCATGTATGGAAGTTTACCTTTCAACGTGCGAACCCTCGCCACACTCCGTGGCTGGAGAAAACAAAGACCACTGCGCACACAGCAAACTGCGTGCGCAGCACACTAGTATCTTTTGGGGAGAGGCACGGCCGGAACCGTTGAGGGGGGAACCGCATACGTTTTAATTGCCGCCTGAGCAACATCACGGAAACCGGTAACGGAGTCACGGGCACCAACAGAGTTGGGCGGGTATCCCAGCGTGAAAACCACAACGTATTGCGGATCCTCAGCAGGAAAATACCCTGCAAAAGAATACACGTATATGTCACGATACGCACCCGTGTTTGGGTCGGTCTGCTGCGCCGTTCCCGTTTTTCCGGCAATGCGGTAACCGGGAATGTCAACATAACTGCCCAGAGAGGACTCTGACGAAAACATTTCAAGCATGTCGGTCATCGTCTTAGCCGACTCGGGCTTTACAACCTGCACCGGATCACCGGACATAAACTCTGTTACTGTTCCATCTGATGCTGTGCAGCTCTCTACAACACTCGCTGGGATACGAGTACCACCGTTAGCAAACGCCTGGTAGGCACTCGTGGTCTGGATGATAGTCGACGCTAGACCCTGCCCAAACATGGTGGTATATCCGGTCTGATTATCCCAGGCGGTCCAGTCTCGCATAATTCCGCGACTCTCGGAAGCACCCATACCCGTATTGGTGGGTTCTCCGATACCAAATTTTTTGAAGTAATCATAACGCTGCTGATTGGAAAGCTGTTCGGCCAGCATTGATAGACCCACGTTGGAAGAGTCGATCATAATCCCAGTCAGGGTGTAGGGGGTGGGTCCGTGGGGCCATGAATCGCGAAAATTGGCGCCGTTGGGTGTAACCCGTTCCCCGGGAACCATAACTCGTGTCCCCGGATTAGCAAGGCCCTGATCGATCAGAGCGGCAGCCGTGAGCGTTTTAAAGGTTGATCCGGGCTCATAGGAGTTGAGGAAAGCTCTGGAGGTACGCTTGTCCTCATCAGAGGCTGCAAAGTTGTTGGGATCCACAGAACCGTCTTCGGCAACGGCACGGAGTTTTCCAGTTTTCGCCTCCATCACAGTGGCGTATGCGTACTCAGCACCACTGACCTCTTTCTGACGATCAACTATCTGCTGCACCTGCCACTGAAGGTCTGTATTCAGGGTGAGCTTCACCGTGCCGCCGTCAACCTTGTCCTGGACCACCACCGCACTCCCCGGAAGCGCTACGCCGTCGGCGCCACGCTCGTAGGTCTCCATACCGTCCGTCGCGACCAAACAGCTCTCCTGCGAGACTTCTATACCCGCGAGTGGAGTGTTATCCCTGCCCACAAATCCGACAACGTTGCCCCCCACTGCACCATTGGGGTAGGTTCGACTGGCGTTCGGGGCGTAGGTGAGCCAGGGAACTTGGAGATCTTTAACGGCCTCCATCGTTTGGAGGTTCACAGACCTTTTTACATAGGCAAAATCAGATTTTGGATCTTTCGCAAGAGCTTCATCAACAATCTTTTGGATTTCTTCACCCGATTGGCCGGTGAGTGCGCCTATCTCCGCCAACGCTTGTTCAGATGACACATCTTCGCGCTCAGAACTACCCTCACCCATATTTTTAACACGGACAAAATCACTGACATTCCGCGGGGACATTTGCACGTCATAACGCAGCTCGGTGGTCGCTAAAATGCTGCCTTCCTCGTCGACGATATTGCCTCGGGTTCCGTAGAGCTTAAGGGGAACCGACCTCTTGTCAAGGGACGCCTCGTTGAGTTCGTCAGCCCGAACCACCTGAATATCAGCGAGTCGAAAAATAAACACCCCGATAAAAGACAAAATTACCAGGAGGGTAAGAGATGAACGCAGCCGCCCTATCCGTTGTCTCTTCACAATAATCAGCTTCCTCTACAACTGTGGTAAACCACCCATAATTTAGTTACTCTCGTGTCAACCATCTGGGAAATCATTCGATCTACCGTGTAACGGGCGCGGGCAACGATCCCTTCAAAGGTACAGCCTGCGACGGAGTTTGAGCTGGAGGCGAAACCGGAGAGCCGCCATTTCCTCTTTCCCCCGGAGATGATGACGCGGCGCCCTGACTCGGCGCCTCAGTCTGGGGAACAACTGCGTGACCGGGTTCACCCGCGGCCTGCGCCGCAGCGGCAGCCTCTTGTGCAGCTTGCTCACGAGTCGCCTGTTCCGCGGCCGCTTGTGCCGCAGCCGCCTCCGCAGCCTGTGCCGCAGCCACAGACACCTGTCCCTCAGCCCCCGCCAACGGGGTATCCGCGAGAAGGGAGTTTGCAATCCTGTTTATATCTGGCTGCGCGGTGCTTCCCCCTAGAGTTCCCAATATTGCGGAATCGCTCAGGCGTAAATATGCGGGGTGAGCGTTGACCACCATACCCAGAGCAGCCGCGTTCTCTGAAAGGTGCTGTGGTGAGGAGAGCTTCTCAACCTCTTGAGCCGCAACAAGACCGGCACGACCAAGATCACGCTCCTGCACCTGCAGCGCGGAGATTTGGTAGGCACCATCAGCCTGCGCAATACTCAAAAGGAGCTGTACCCCAAGGATTACCCCGAGGGTCGTCAGGCTGACCAGGGCGTACAAAACACTCGATCGAGCTTTGGAGCGTGTCGCCGGCACGAGCTTGAGCGGATTCTCGGTATCACGATCAACTGACGGCGTTTCGCGTGGAAGCGCGGAGTCAAAAGCCCAAAACTCCATGGGATCTATGGGTGCAGTGTTGTTGTTCATGCGATATCCCTATTTTTTATAGCGGCAATTCTCATAGCAGCACGAAGACGCACTGACTGCGAACGGGGGTTGAGGCGGCGTTCTTCCTCGCTGGCCTGTTCAGCACCGCGAGTGAGAAGTTTGAGCTCGGGTAAGTGCTCCGGAAGCTCAACGGGTAGATCCGGTGGGGCGGTTGAGGTTGCCTGAGCCAGGAGATCGTGTTTAATCATTCGATCTTCCAGCGAGTGATAGGACATCACCACAAGGCGACCACCCACGGCAAGGGTGTTAATAGCCGCTGGAATTGCTCGTTCAAGAACGACCAGCTCCTGATTAACCTCAATTCTCAGGGCCTGGAAAACTTTCTTTGCCGGGTGCCTGAGCTGACGGACAGCAGCGGGAGTTGCATCGGCCAGTATCTGAACTAGCTGCTCTGAACGGGTAATGGGAGCCACCTGACGGGCAGTTATGATGGCACGGGCGTAACGTCCCGCCAGCTTTTCTTCACCATAGCGTTCAAATATGCGCCGCAGGTTGCCCTCGCTGTAGGTGGCAAGAATTTCCTCTGCTCGAGTACCCTCAGTCTGGTTCATCCGCATATCAAGCGGAGCATCCTGGGAGTAGGAGAATCCACGCTCCGTCTCGTCCAATTGAAGAGACGAAACCCCCAGGTCGAAAAGGATTCCCTCAACCGCCGAAAGCCCCAGAGAGCGGACGGCGTCGGAGATTCGATCGTAGACGGTGTGGATCAGGTGCACACGGTTGCCAAAACGGGAAAGTCGCTGTCCCGCCAGATGCAGAGCCTCAGTGTCACGATCAAGACCAACAAGCGTCAGGTCGGGAAACCGCTCAAGCATCACGGCGGAGTGCCCACCCAGTCCAAGCGTGGCATCAACCACCGTGGCACCGGGCTTACTTATCGCAGGCTCAAGGAGTTCGATGCACCGCTCAAGCATCACGGGAATATGGATATCCTCCGTATCTCGCTCGAATGCTTGATCGGGCTTTTTCAGACCGTCCGAGTTGTCAGGGAAGCCGTCTGTTGTGAAGGAAGTACTCATAGAGTTTTCGATCTGGTCAGATTTTCTCATCCCAGATCCCCGTCCATCCAACTGACACCGGGGAAGGTGAGTCAGTGGTGATGGCTGAGGGTCTGGAGCGAGAAAAATCCGCTAAAACAGACCGGGAATCACCTCCTCCTCGATATTTGCGAACTCGGCTTCCTGAGCATTCAGGTAGTTGTTCCAGGCTTCAGCGTTCCAAATTTCTGCACGGCTTCCCGCCCCAATAACAACAAGCTCTTTGTCCAGACCGGCGTAGCTGCGAAGTGTTGCCGGGATGTTCACGCGGTGCTGCTTATCCGGGGTTTCGGAGTGTGCCCCGGAAAGAAACACTCGCAAATAGTCACGAGCCTGTTTGCTTGTCACCGGCGCCTGTCGAATCTTCTCGTGCATGGATTCAAATTCACGCGTGCTGAAAACGTACAGACATCTCTCCTGACCTCGAGTAATCACGACCCCGCCCTCAAGCTCGTCACGAAATTTTGCGGGGAGTATAACGCGCCCTTTTTCGTCCAGCTTCGGAGAAAACGTGCCAAGAAACACGGTTACGTTCTCCCTTCAGTCAGATCGATCGCTGATCAGGCGCCTCACTCGAACCATTTTCCCCCACTTTACTCCACTTCAAACCACAAATCTTGAAAAACTCCGAAAAAAAACAAAATAACCCCTTAAAAAGACTGTAATTACAAGCTTTTAAACAGTGGAGGAAAAATCAAAATTATTTCATTTTTTAAACA
Proteins encoded in this window:
- a CDS encoding penicillin-binding protein 2 — encoded protein: MKRQRIGRLRSSLTLLVILSFIGVFIFRLADIQVVRADELNEASLDKRSVPLKLYGTRGNIVDEEGSILATTELRYDVQMSPRNVSDFVRVKNMGEGSSEREDVSSEQALAEIGALTGQSGEEIQKIVDEALAKDPKSDFAYVKRSVNLQTMEAVKDLQVPWLTYAPNASRTYPNGAVGGNVVGFVGRDNTPLAGIEVSQESCLVATDGMETYERGADGVALPGSAVVVQDKVDGGTVKLTLNTDLQWQVQQIVDRQKEVSGAEYAYATVMEAKTGKLRAVAEDGSVDPNNFAASDEDKRTSRAFLNSYEPGSTFKTLTAAALIDQGLANPGTRVMVPGERVTPNGANFRDSWPHGPTPYTLTGIMIDSSNVGLSMLAEQLSNQQRYDYFKKFGIGEPTNTGMGASESRGIMRDWTAWDNQTGYTTMFGQGLASTIIQTTSAYQAFANGGTRIPASVVESCTASDGTVTEFMSGDPVQVVKPESAKTMTDMLEMFSSESSLGSYVDIPGYRIAGKTGTAQQTDPNTGAYRDIYVYSFAGYFPAEDPQYVVVFTLGYPPNSVGARDSVTGFRDVAQAAIKTYAVPPSTVPAVPLPKRY
- the rsmH gene encoding 16S rRNA (cytosine(1402)-N(4))-methyltransferase RsmH, with translation MRKSDQIENSMSTSFTTDGFPDNSDGLKKPDQAFERDTEDIHIPVMLERCIELLEPAISKPGATVVDATLGLGGHSAVMLERFPDLTLVGLDRDTEALHLAGQRLSRFGNRVHLIHTVYDRISDAVRSLGLSAVEGILFDLGVSSLQLDETERGFSYSQDAPLDMRMNQTEGTRAEEILATYSEGNLRRIFERYGEEKLAGRYARAIITARQVAPITRSEQLVQILADATPAAVRQLRHPAKKVFQALRIEVNQELVVLERAIPAAINTLAVGGRLVVMSYHSLEDRMIKHDLLAQATSTAPPDLPVELPEHLPELKLLTRGAEQASEEERRLNPRSQSVRLRAAMRIAAIKNRDIA
- the mraZ gene encoding division/cell wall cluster transcriptional repressor MraZ; this encodes MFLGTFSPKLDEKGRVILPAKFRDELEGGVVITRGQERCLYVFSTREFESMHEKIRQAPVTSKQARDYLRVFLSGAHSETPDKQHRVNIPATLRSYAGLDKELVVIGAGSRAEIWNAEAWNNYLNAQEAEFANIEEEVIPGLF